One window of the Verrucomicrobium sp. genome contains the following:
- a CDS encoding YebC/PmpR family DNA-binding transcriptional regulator — MGRQWLLAKREVASLKRSQAAGKFLREISVAAKQGGADPAHNARLATAIEKAKKESIPRDNIERAIKKGAGTGDEKLSLEHVTYEGYAPHKVAVIVEALTDNVNRTAPEIRVLFRDGQLGASGSNKFLFDHVGLVEAHHADPGVDVEAAAIEAGANDFSPLTHEQNDDIPEGAAGARFITDRTAIHSVAVWLGSNGWKVVTSEMGHLAKSHPTLSETERAEVGEFLQALEDHDDVHRVWAAL; from the coding sequence ATGGGTCGCCAATGGCTCCTAGCTAAACGGGAAGTCGCCTCGCTCAAGCGCTCGCAGGCGGCTGGAAAATTCCTGCGCGAAATCTCCGTGGCCGCAAAGCAGGGCGGGGCCGATCCGGCCCACAACGCCCGCCTGGCCACCGCCATCGAAAAGGCGAAGAAGGAGAGCATCCCCCGCGACAACATCGAGCGCGCCATCAAGAAGGGCGCGGGCACGGGCGACGAAAAGCTCAGCCTGGAGCACGTCACCTACGAGGGCTACGCCCCGCATAAGGTGGCCGTCATCGTCGAGGCCCTCACGGACAACGTGAACCGCACCGCCCCCGAGATCCGCGTCCTGTTCCGGGACGGCCAGCTGGGCGCCTCCGGCAGCAACAAGTTCCTCTTCGACCACGTGGGCCTGGTGGAGGCCCACCACGCCGATCCGGGCGTCGACGTGGAGGCGGCCGCCATTGAGGCGGGCGCGAACGACTTTTCCCCCCTCACCCACGAGCAGAACGACGACATTCCGGAAGGGGCCGCCGGGGCCCGCTTCATCACGGACCGCACCGCCATCCACTCCGTCGCCGTCTGGCTGGGGAGCAACGGCTGGAAAGTCGTGACGAGCGAAATGGGCCACCTGGCCAAGAGCCACCCCACCCTCAGCGAAACCGAGCGGGCCGAGGTGGGTGAATTCCTCCAGGCGCTGGAGGACCACGACGACGTCCACCGCGTTTGGGCGGCGCTCTAG
- a CDS encoding ribonuclease H-like domain-containing protein codes for MKKNLVYFDLETQKSASEVGGWQNKRDMRMSIGVTYSTANEAYRIYAEDEATLLIDELRKADCVIGFNIIGFDFPVLEAYSVFDLGGVVALDLMTDIEKGLGRRLGLDALTTETLGVGKTGHGMEALKWWKEGKVKEIAEYCCYDVKATKLLHEYGVAQGRVHYVNDRTQRRETIPVSWGR; via the coding sequence ATGAAGAAGAACCTCGTCTACTTCGACCTCGAAACCCAGAAAAGCGCCAGCGAAGTGGGCGGCTGGCAGAACAAGCGGGACATGCGGATGTCGATCGGCGTCACCTATAGCACGGCCAACGAGGCCTACCGCATCTACGCGGAGGACGAGGCCACGCTCCTCATCGACGAGCTGCGGAAGGCCGATTGCGTGATCGGCTTCAACATCATCGGCTTCGATTTTCCCGTGCTGGAGGCCTATTCCGTCTTCGACCTGGGCGGCGTCGTCGCCCTGGATCTGATGACCGATATCGAAAAAGGCCTGGGCCGCCGCCTGGGCCTGGACGCCCTGACCACGGAAACCCTGGGCGTGGGAAAGACCGGGCACGGCATGGAAGCCCTCAAATGGTGGAAAGAGGGCAAGGTGAAGGAAATCGCCGAATACTGCTGCTACGACGTGAAGGCGACCAAGCTCCTCCACGAATACGGCGTGGCCCAGGGCCGCGTCCACTACGTGAACGACCGGACCCAGCGCCGGGAGACGATCCCCGTTTCCTGGGGGCGCTAG
- a CDS encoding DUF5069 domain-containing protein has translation MEHSPRFLKLVESVMSRVAEVGVEEAARAAKNGAGVLIDVREESEWLASHARGAIHLGKGVIERDIEKRVPDIATPIYCYCGGGYRSALAVASLQDMGYTNVRSVKGGWRAWLAAKLPTTRQPEALPRSPYEKLGGVVHLPRLIDKARLCPDGKLPGYNYLTSGTDKFLIDFLCLEGKAFEEAARDTTKDEEVLRWIKRTVGPSWPGDHAIAQFNERMIRRRPDTPEKQLRFDEERANLPATRRKVETYFDLIDLEEGRFKETL, from the coding sequence ATGGAACACAGCCCCCGCTTTCTGAAGTTGGTTGAATCGGTCATGTCCCGCGTCGCGGAAGTCGGCGTGGAGGAGGCCGCCCGCGCGGCCAAGAACGGCGCCGGCGTCCTCATCGACGTGCGGGAGGAGAGCGAGTGGCTGGCCTCCCACGCCCGCGGCGCCATCCACCTGGGCAAGGGCGTCATCGAGCGCGACATCGAGAAGCGCGTCCCCGACATCGCCACCCCCATCTACTGCTACTGCGGCGGCGGTTACCGCTCCGCCCTGGCCGTGGCCAGCCTGCAGGACATGGGCTACACCAACGTCCGCTCCGTCAAGGGCGGCTGGCGCGCCTGGCTGGCGGCCAAGCTCCCCACCACCCGCCAGCCGGAGGCCCTGCCCCGCAGCCCATATGAAAAGCTCGGCGGCGTCGTCCACCTGCCCCGCCTGATCGACAAGGCCCGCCTCTGCCCGGACGGGAAGCTCCCCGGCTACAATTACCTGACCTCCGGCACGGACAAGTTCCTCATCGACTTCCTCTGCCTGGAAGGAAAGGCCTTCGAGGAGGCCGCCCGCGACACGACGAAGGACGAGGAAGTCCTCCGCTGGATCAAGCGGACCGTCGGCCCCTCCTGGCCGGGAGACCACGCCATTGCCCAGTTCAACGAGCGGATGATCCGCCGCCGTCCGGACACCCCGGAGAAGCAGCTCCGCTTCGACGAGGAGCGGGCCAACCTGCCCGCCACCCGCCGGAAGGTGGAGACCTACTTCGACCTCATCGACCTGGAAGAAGGCCGCTTCAAGGAAACCCTATGA
- a CDS encoding nitroreductase family protein, translated as MTAPLTVPDAIRHRRSVKQFKPDAIPADVLDQIVELTLLAPSSFNLQPWRVVALTDPAQKQALSAAAWNQKQIVQAPVVFVFAVDLRGWEKTMEGVILNASQLGAWPEKVAAYFKEAIPVFQNGLGAQAREYAVKDALIAATHTALAAESFGLGSCYMNGWVEAEVKKIIGAGDNPDIAIALVLPVGYPAETPKFSGRLDRSVTYFENRLK; from the coding sequence ATGACCGCCCCCCTCACCGTTCCCGACGCCATCCGCCATCGCCGCTCCGTCAAGCAGTTCAAGCCGGACGCCATTCCCGCCGATGTCCTGGACCAGATCGTCGAGCTGACGCTCCTGGCCCCCAGCAGCTTCAACCTGCAGCCTTGGCGCGTCGTCGCCCTGACCGATCCGGCGCAAAAGCAGGCCCTCTCCGCCGCCGCCTGGAACCAGAAGCAGATCGTACAGGCCCCGGTGGTCTTCGTCTTCGCCGTCGACCTGCGCGGCTGGGAAAAGACGATGGAGGGGGTCATCCTCAACGCCAGCCAGCTCGGCGCGTGGCCGGAGAAAGTCGCCGCTTATTTCAAGGAAGCCATTCCCGTTTTCCAAAACGGCCTGGGTGCCCAAGCCCGTGAATACGCCGTGAAAGACGCCCTCATCGCCGCCACGCACACCGCCCTGGCGGCGGAGAGCTTCGGCCTGGGCAGCTGCTACATGAACGGATGGGTGGAGGCGGAGGTAAAGAAGATCATCGGCGCCGGGGACAACCCGGACATCGCCATCGCCCTGGTCCTGCCCGTCGGCTACCCGGCGGAGACGCCGAAGTTCAGCGGGCGGCTCGACCGTTCCGTCACCTACTTCGAAAACCGTTTGAAGTAA
- a CDS encoding ComEC/Rec2 family competence protein, translating to MEKRVEPARAPLFLPALSLGLGCWAGGFFSLPLVPLGGAAVAGLLLWACLRRACALLALCLFCAAAGGLFLRLPQLHPDPRDLAALPQAKFDNPTWEGRIVSVPEFYPGRGRNAGGGQARFIVAAERWRTAGEWSSCQGRFQAEIKGTDSDWRAGQHVRLAGPLALPPLPDAPGRFNAREFLAHRGVGYRVVVAGRDAERLDAGGGMLAAFGRGAAALRAWGVEKLSKGLEGDPLAAQVLAGIVLGQRHLVPAETLFSFRDTGAYHLFSANGGDVALLMAAALAALRLCGLIRWRWGWLAAPVLLFYALVAGSQPSVMRGLTAATVVLAAWLVGRPIPALHLWSLTLLAVLALAPQAALDLGFQFSFLVVLSMILLTPRLARAFSRPGALDPFIPLRLATPAQKARHQANRFASRLLAACTAAWIGAFGLELAYFHQICLTTVPANFVGVPLTGLIFTVGLLTLAGAVWTPWAVLLNNANWLFVKLLMGVVLLLSHIPHSSVYVAPGYYAAGPDPEITLATAGRGTMILLRHGGKAWLVNPGNAYAFFHEVDPVRKYLGVNRLAGFGATEWSAAEAGAAPLLPGLLPCGPAFAPPPGRLSHAGPWAAAWMDSQAAPQAWRAGDRIDLGGGLAVEVLSPDAEATAARLAADRALVLRFDYRGARFLYAGHVGFGIEERVARATPDLGSAVLAQGKHPSEANLTPEWLERIAPVNVVLLGAARTPEDLRSAVWNLEESGALRITLRADGRVDVVPWR from the coding sequence ATGGAAAAGCGGGTCGAGCCGGCGCGCGCTCCGCTTTTCCTGCCCGCCCTGTCCCTGGGCCTCGGCTGCTGGGCAGGCGGCTTCTTTTCCCTGCCGCTTGTTCCCTTGGGCGGCGCGGCGGTAGCGGGGCTCCTGCTTTGGGCCTGCCTCCGGCGGGCCTGCGCCCTCCTGGCCCTCTGCCTTTTTTGCGCGGCGGCGGGCGGCCTCTTCCTGCGCCTGCCCCAGCTCCATCCCGATCCGCGGGACCTGGCCGCCCTCCCCCAGGCCAAGTTCGATAATCCGACCTGGGAAGGCCGGATCGTCTCCGTGCCTGAGTTTTATCCCGGCCGGGGCCGCAACGCGGGCGGCGGGCAGGCCCGCTTCATCGTGGCGGCGGAACGGTGGCGGACGGCGGGGGAATGGTCCTCCTGCCAGGGCCGCTTCCAGGCGGAGATAAAGGGGACCGATTCCGATTGGCGCGCGGGCCAGCACGTCCGCCTGGCGGGCCCCCTGGCCCTGCCTCCCCTCCCCGACGCCCCGGGACGCTTCAACGCGCGGGAATTCCTGGCCCATCGGGGCGTCGGCTACCGGGTCGTCGTCGCCGGGCGGGACGCGGAGCGGCTCGACGCGGGCGGCGGCATGCTTGCCGCCTTTGGCCGGGGCGCGGCGGCCCTCCGGGCGTGGGGCGTGGAAAAGCTCTCCAAGGGCCTGGAAGGCGATCCCTTGGCCGCGCAGGTGTTGGCGGGCATCGTCCTGGGGCAGCGCCACCTTGTCCCGGCGGAGACGCTTTTCTCCTTCCGCGACACCGGGGCCTATCACCTCTTCTCGGCCAACGGCGGGGACGTCGCCCTGCTCATGGCGGCTGCCTTGGCGGCGCTGCGGCTCTGCGGGCTGATCCGCTGGCGCTGGGGCTGGCTGGCCGCGCCGGTCCTGCTCTTCTACGCGCTGGTGGCGGGGAGCCAGCCCAGCGTGATGCGCGGCCTGACCGCCGCCACGGTGGTGCTGGCGGCGTGGCTGGTGGGCAGGCCGATTCCCGCCCTGCACCTTTGGTCTCTGACGCTCCTGGCCGTGCTGGCCCTGGCGCCCCAGGCGGCCCTCGACCTCGGCTTCCAGTTCTCCTTCCTCGTCGTGCTTTCCATGATCCTCCTCACGCCCCGGCTGGCGCGGGCCTTTTCCCGGCCGGGCGCGCTGGATCCCTTCATCCCGCTCCGGCTGGCCACCCCGGCGCAGAAGGCCCGGCACCAGGCCAACCGCTTTGCCAGCCGCCTCCTGGCCGCCTGCACGGCGGCGTGGATCGGGGCTTTCGGCCTGGAGCTGGCCTACTTTCATCAGATCTGCCTGACCACCGTGCCCGCCAACTTCGTCGGCGTGCCGCTGACCGGCCTCATCTTTACGGTGGGCTTGCTCACCCTGGCCGGAGCCGTGTGGACGCCCTGGGCGGTCCTCCTCAATAACGCCAATTGGCTCTTCGTGAAGCTGCTTATGGGCGTCGTGCTCCTGCTTTCCCATATCCCGCATTCCTCTGTCTACGTCGCGCCGGGCTATTACGCGGCCGGACCGGACCCGGAGATCACCCTGGCCACGGCGGGACGGGGCACCATGATCCTGCTGCGGCATGGGGGCAAGGCGTGGCTGGTGAATCCGGGCAACGCCTACGCGTTTTTTCATGAGGTCGATCCGGTCCGGAAATATTTGGGCGTGAACCGGCTGGCAGGATTCGGCGCGACGGAGTGGAGCGCGGCGGAAGCCGGGGCCGCGCCGCTTCTTCCCGGCCTCCTGCCCTGCGGCCCGGCCTTCGCTCCGCCGCCGGGCAGGCTTTCCCATGCGGGACCGTGGGCGGCGGCGTGGATGGATTCCCAAGCGGCTCCGCAGGCATGGCGGGCGGGCGACCGCATCGACCTGGGCGGAGGATTGGCGGTGGAAGTCCTCTCCCCCGATGCCGAGGCGACCGCAGCGCGGCTGGCCGCCGACCGGGCGCTGGTCCTCCGCTTCGACTATCGCGGCGCGCGCTTTCTCTACGCGGGCCACGTCGGCTTCGGCATCGAGGAGCGGGTGGCCCGGGCGACGCCGGACTTAGGTTCCGCCGTCCTGGCGCAGGGGAAGCATCCCTCCGAGGCGAACCTGACGCCGGAATGGCTGGAGCGGATCGCGCCGGTAAACGTGGTGCTGCTGGGCGCGGCGCGGACGCCGGAAGACCTGAGGTCCGCGGTATGGAATTTGGAGGAGAGCGGCGCGCTGCGGATCACACTGCGCGCCGACGGCCGGGTGGACGTTGTCCCCTGGCGCTGA
- the smpB gene encoding SsrA-binding protein SmpB encodes MGDDVITNRKARHSYQILDTYEAGMALRGTEVKSLRLGRGNLDGAYAKIDKGEIWLHQCDIQPYDKTVHDNHEAKAVRRLLLHKAEIRKLFDQISVQGRTLVPLKIYWKNRKLKVLLGIGVGKNARDKREDIKQAEAKRDLDRTLRRRS; translated from the coding sequence ATGGGCGACGACGTCATCACGAACCGCAAGGCTCGCCACAGCTACCAGATCCTCGACACGTACGAGGCCGGCATGGCCTTGCGCGGCACGGAGGTAAAGTCCCTGCGCCTGGGCCGGGGCAACCTGGACGGCGCCTACGCCAAGATCGACAAGGGGGAGATCTGGCTCCACCAGTGCGACATCCAGCCCTACGACAAGACGGTCCACGACAACCACGAGGCCAAGGCCGTCCGCCGTCTCCTCCTCCACAAGGCGGAGATCCGCAAGCTCTTCGACCAGATCTCCGTCCAGGGGCGGACGCTGGTCCCCCTCAAGATTTACTGGAAAAACCGCAAGCTGAAGGTCCTCCTGGGCATCGGCGTGGGCAAAAACGCCCGGGACAAGCGCGAGGACATCAAGCAGGCGGAAGCCAAGCGGGACCTCGACCGCACCCTGCGTCGCCGATCCTGA
- a CDS encoding DNA-directed RNA polymerase subunit omega: MSNSTFVQEALSIVGTPEVLINVVSRRVRLLGQGARPLVEVHPRWTLMEIALREIADKKLTFELVEPKDSPAKLKKSPKRRSK; the protein is encoded by the coding sequence ATGAGCAACTCGACCTTCGTTCAGGAAGCCCTCAGCATCGTTGGCACCCCGGAAGTTTTGATCAACGTCGTCTCCCGCCGTGTCCGCCTGCTGGGTCAGGGCGCCCGCCCGCTGGTCGAGGTCCATCCCCGCTGGACTCTGATGGAGATCGCGCTTCGCGAGATCGCCGATAAAAAGCTCACCTTCGAGCTCGTTGAGCCGAAGGATTCCCCCGCCAAGCTGAAGAAGTCGCCTAAGCGGCGCTCCAAGTAA
- a CDS encoding glycogen/starch/alpha-glucan phosphorylase, translating into MTQPPAPFKSALEKSASALKKEIEHHLKFTLARDPETATIGHWWLATSRAVQDRLIERMIATMAVHHRQNVRRVYYLSLEFLMGHLLSNNLYNAGIHDEVFQALKELGLNPDDIRNEEYDMALGNGGLGRLAACFMDSLATLDLPAVGYGIHYEFGLFRQKFQNGYQTEYPDSWIKFGSPWEVMRPEYKQKIDIYGQVEHVFDDQGNYRSHWVNTRHILGIPYDIPVAGFGTNTVNVLRLWESKSTEEFDLNAFSDGAYQEAVRDKNLGETVSKVLYPNDKTENGKELRLVQQYFFVACSLRDIIRRFKARGNFWPQFPEKVAVQLNDTHPAVAIPELMRILHDEEELPWNQAWDIVTKTFGYTNHTLLPEALEKWSLSLFSKVLPRHTEIVFEINKRHLEEVEKRWPGDVARKRALSLIDEGPPKSIRMAHLAVVGSHSVNGVAALHTALLKKDLFPDFDAFFPGRINNKTNGITPRRWLLAANPRLSGLITEKIGDGWVRDLDQLRGLEKYADDPEFQSRFMEIKLENKRDLAKIIHEECGVEVDPAALFDVQIKRLHEYKRQHLNLLHILTLYRRLLKDPNYPMHPRVFIFGAKAAPGYDLAKTIIKAINAVGAKINSDPRIGGKLKVVFLPNYRVSLAQRIIPGADLSEQISTAGKEASGTGNMKLALNGALTIGTLDGANVEIMEEVGRENIFIFGLTVDQVEALWKRGYNPHDYYNANEELRTVVDWVGSNHFTPDEPPGVLASLRHSLLDGGDPYLCLADYADYVKCQEKVDAAYKDPKRWAKMAILNTARVGKFSSDRTILEYAKDIWKLPQVPV; encoded by the coding sequence ATGACCCAGCCTCCCGCTCCCTTTAAGTCCGCCCTGGAAAAGTCGGCCTCCGCCCTGAAGAAGGAAATCGAGCATCACCTGAAGTTCACCCTGGCGCGGGATCCGGAGACGGCGACGATCGGCCACTGGTGGCTGGCCACCTCCCGGGCGGTCCAGGACCGGCTGATCGAGCGGATGATCGCCACGATGGCCGTCCATCACCGGCAGAACGTCCGCCGGGTCTATTACCTTTCCCTGGAGTTCCTCATGGGCCACCTCCTGAGCAACAACCTCTACAACGCGGGCATCCATGACGAGGTATTTCAGGCCCTCAAGGAGCTGGGCCTCAACCCGGACGACATCCGCAACGAGGAATACGACATGGCCCTGGGCAACGGCGGCCTGGGCCGCCTGGCCGCCTGCTTCATGGATTCCCTGGCCACGCTCGACCTTCCCGCCGTCGGCTACGGCATCCACTACGAGTTCGGCCTCTTCCGCCAGAAGTTCCAGAACGGCTACCAGACCGAATATCCGGACAGCTGGATCAAATTCGGCAGCCCGTGGGAGGTCATGCGGCCGGAGTACAAGCAGAAGATCGACATCTACGGCCAGGTGGAACACGTCTTCGACGACCAGGGCAACTACCGCTCCCACTGGGTGAACACCCGCCACATCCTGGGCATCCCGTACGACATCCCCGTCGCGGGCTTCGGCACGAACACGGTCAATGTCCTGCGCCTTTGGGAATCGAAGTCGACCGAGGAATTCGACCTCAACGCCTTCAGCGACGGCGCCTACCAGGAAGCCGTCCGCGACAAGAACCTGGGCGAGACTGTCTCCAAGGTCCTTTACCCGAACGACAAGACGGAGAACGGCAAGGAGCTGCGCCTGGTGCAGCAATACTTTTTCGTCGCCTGCTCCCTGCGGGACATCATCCGCCGGTTCAAAGCCCGGGGCAACTTCTGGCCCCAGTTCCCGGAAAAGGTCGCCGTTCAGCTCAATGACACCCACCCCGCCGTGGCCATCCCGGAGCTCATGCGCATCCTCCACGACGAGGAGGAGCTGCCCTGGAACCAGGCCTGGGACATCGTTACCAAGACCTTCGGCTACACGAACCACACCCTGCTGCCGGAGGCGCTGGAGAAGTGGAGCCTCTCCCTCTTCTCCAAGGTCCTGCCGCGCCACACGGAGATCGTCTTCGAGATCAACAAGCGCCACCTGGAAGAGGTGGAGAAGCGCTGGCCCGGCGACGTCGCGCGGAAGCGGGCCCTCTCCCTCATCGACGAAGGCCCGCCCAAGTCGATCCGCATGGCCCATCTGGCCGTCGTCGGCAGCCATTCCGTCAACGGCGTGGCCGCGCTCCACACTGCCCTGCTGAAGAAGGACCTCTTCCCGGACTTCGACGCCTTTTTCCCCGGCCGCATCAACAATAAGACCAACGGCATCACCCCCCGCCGCTGGCTCCTGGCGGCCAATCCCCGCCTCTCCGGCCTCATCACGGAAAAGATCGGCGACGGCTGGGTGCGCGACCTGGACCAGCTCCGCGGCCTGGAAAAATACGCGGACGATCCCGAGTTCCAGTCCCGCTTCATGGAGATCAAGCTGGAGAACAAGCGCGACCTGGCGAAGATCATCCACGAGGAGTGCGGCGTGGAGGTCGATCCCGCCGCCCTCTTCGACGTCCAGATCAAGCGCCTGCACGAATACAAGCGCCAGCACCTGAATCTGCTGCACATCCTGACGCTCTACCGGCGCCTGCTGAAGGACCCGAATTACCCGATGCACCCGCGCGTCTTCATCTTCGGCGCGAAGGCCGCTCCCGGCTACGACCTGGCCAAGACCATCATCAAGGCGATCAACGCCGTGGGGGCCAAGATCAACTCCGACCCGCGCATCGGCGGCAAGCTGAAGGTCGTCTTCCTGCCGAATTACCGCGTCTCCCTGGCGCAGCGGATCATCCCGGGCGCCGACTTGTCCGAGCAGATCTCCACCGCCGGAAAGGAAGCCTCCGGCACCGGCAATATGAAGCTGGCCCTCAACGGCGCGCTGACCATCGGCACGCTGGACGGCGCCAACGTGGAGATCATGGAGGAGGTCGGCCGGGAGAACATCTTCATCTTCGGCCTCACCGTGGATCAGGTGGAGGCTCTCTGGAAGCGCGGCTACAACCCGCACGATTACTACAACGCCAACGAGGAGCTGCGCACCGTCGTCGACTGGGTCGGCTCCAACCACTTCACCCCGGACGAGCCGCCCGGCGTCCTGGCCTCCCTGCGCCACAGCCTGCTGGACGGCGGCGATCCCTACCTCTGCCTGGCCGATTACGCCGACTATGTGAAGTGCCAGGAAAAGGTCGACGCCGCCTACAAGGACCCGAAGCGCTGGGCCAAAATGGCCATCCTGAATACCGCCCGCGTCGGCAAGTTCTCCAGCGACCGGACGATCCTGGAATACGCCAAGGACATCTGGAAGCTGCCGCAGGTGCCGGTCTAG
- a CDS encoding tetratricopeptide repeat protein codes for MAEASRRLFWLQAAAILLAGFWVFAPALSGEWLWDDDFQITANRPIQEPGGLLKIWFAPTEPDYFPLKSTLQWIQWQLWGGHALGYHLATLGMHLLAAFLLWRLLAKLSVPGAWLAGLLFAIHPVVVESVAWIAEEKNTTALPPLLLAMSAYVAFHAHGRRWDLWIAVAWFAAAMLCKTSVVMLPFILLLYVWWRRGDLEARDFFSIIPFLAVALVLGLVTAWFQAHRTAGAVASGSPLHALLFYFWKAVWPFGLLPIYPPFAPSLLWLAFLPVLALALWLGWKTWGRGFVFGVGFFVLNLVPVLGLIPMSYLQFSPVADHFAYLSLIGIVGLAAAGAEKTRRRLRDGRRRTVTGLLVLAVLLLSLAGREDAVVFHDQEAFWSAVMARNAQSWLAQYNMALVRAKQGRMEEAVEGFRGSLALKPDQPEARNNLALSLAATGHLEESAAQFQILLRLTPDSPVVHNNYGMLLAGMGRMEEAIAQFREALRLKPDYVKARNNLARLLGQ; via the coding sequence ATGGCGGAAGCGAGTCGTAGGCTTTTCTGGCTCCAGGCTGCGGCCATTCTCCTGGCCGGGTTTTGGGTCTTTGCCCCCGCCCTTTCCGGCGAATGGCTCTGGGACGACGACTTCCAGATCACCGCCAACCGGCCGATCCAGGAACCGGGCGGCCTGCTCAAAATCTGGTTCGCCCCCACGGAGCCGGACTACTTCCCGCTTAAGTCGACCCTGCAATGGATCCAATGGCAGCTCTGGGGCGGGCACGCCCTAGGCTATCACCTGGCCACGCTGGGCATGCACCTTTTGGCCGCCTTCCTCCTGTGGCGGCTTTTGGCGAAGCTCTCTGTCCCCGGCGCATGGCTGGCGGGGCTCCTCTTCGCCATTCACCCGGTCGTCGTCGAGTCGGTCGCCTGGATCGCGGAGGAAAAGAACACCACCGCCCTGCCGCCGCTTCTCCTGGCCATGAGCGCCTACGTCGCCTTCCACGCCCACGGGCGGCGGTGGGACCTTTGGATCGCCGTGGCCTGGTTCGCCGCGGCGATGCTCTGCAAGACCTCCGTCGTCATGCTCCCCTTCATCCTCCTGCTCTACGTCTGGTGGCGGCGGGGGGACTTGGAGGCGCGTGACTTCTTCTCCATCATTCCGTTCCTAGCCGTCGCGCTGGTGCTGGGCCTCGTCACGGCCTGGTTCCAGGCCCACCGGACCGCCGGAGCCGTGGCTAGCGGATCGCCGCTCCACGCGCTCCTTTTCTATTTCTGGAAAGCGGTCTGGCCCTTCGGGCTTTTGCCCATCTACCCGCCCTTTGCCCCCTCCCTCCTCTGGCTCGCCTTCCTGCCGGTCCTGGCGCTGGCCCTCTGGCTGGGATGGAAGACCTGGGGCAGGGGATTCGTCTTCGGCGTCGGCTTCTTCGTCCTCAACCTGGTGCCGGTGCTGGGCCTTATCCCGATGTCTTACCTTCAGTTCTCTCCCGTGGCCGACCACTTCGCCTACCTCTCCCTGATCGGCATCGTCGGCCTGGCGGCGGCGGGGGCGGAAAAAACCCGGCGGCGGCTGCGGGACGGGCGGCGCCGGACGGTCACAGGCCTCCTGGTTCTGGCTGTGCTACTCCTTTCCCTCGCGGGACGGGAGGACGCCGTGGTCTTTCACGATCAAGAGGCCTTCTGGTCCGCCGTCATGGCCCGGAACGCCCAGTCCTGGCTGGCCCAATACAACATGGCCCTGGTCCGCGCCAAGCAAGGCCGCATGGAAGAGGCCGTGGAGGGTTTCCGGGGCTCCCTGGCCCTTAAGCCCGACCAGCCGGAAGCCCGTAACAACCTGGCCCTCTCCCTGGCCGCCACGGGCCATCTGGAGGAATCGGCCGCGCAGTTCCAGATCCTCCTGCGGCTGACGCCCGATTCCCCGGTCGTCCACAATAACTACGGCATGCTCCTGGCCGGCATGGGCCGGATGGAGGAGGCCATCGCCCAATTCCGGGAGGCCCTGCGCCTGAAGCCCGATTACGTGAAGGCGCGGAATAATCTGGCGCGTCTCTTGGGGCAATAG
- the clpS gene encoding ATP-dependent Clp protease adapter ClpS, whose protein sequence is MRSTLPCRPISPVAATKEQEDVATHVHEAFEKGWGVIVWNDPINTMSYVTFVFQKVLKMPRLDAEKHMMEVHTKGKSLVATETREHAELIVHQLQSFGLQATLEKA, encoded by the coding sequence ATGAGATCGACCCTTCCGTGCCGACCTATTAGCCCCGTCGCCGCCACGAAGGAGCAGGAGGACGTGGCCACCCACGTCCACGAGGCCTTCGAAAAAGGGTGGGGCGTCATCGTCTGGAACGACCCCATCAACACCATGTCCTACGTCACCTTCGTCTTCCAAAAGGTGCTGAAGATGCCGCGCCTGGACGCGGAGAAGCACATGATGGAAGTCCACACGAAGGGGAAGAGCCTGGTGGCCACGGAGACGCGGGAGCACGCGGAGCTGATCGTCCACCAGCTCCAGTCCTTCGGCCTGCAAGCCACCTTGGAGAAGGCATGA
- a CDS encoding rhodanese-like domain-containing protein yields MVPSCAEGGVLGVLPGVIGVIQAIETVKLVVGVGEPLIGRLLLFDALKMKFRELKLRKDPKCPICGPNATIRELIDYEAFCGMQAVPTAETQAQGVGETTVADLKRDLDAGKDFDLIDVREPQEYEIARIPGARLIPLGELPHRIHELDSSREIAVLCKVGGRSAKAAKFLHDSGFRKIKNVVGGIDAWSHEIDPSVPTY; encoded by the coding sequence ATGGTCCCCAGTTGCGCCGAAGGCGGCGTCCTGGGCGTCCTGCCCGGCGTCATCGGCGTCATCCAGGCCATCGAGACGGTGAAGCTGGTCGTCGGCGTGGGAGAGCCCCTCATCGGCCGCCTCCTCCTCTTCGACGCGCTGAAGATGAAGTTCCGCGAGCTGAAGCTGCGCAAGGACCCGAAGTGCCCCATCTGCGGGCCAAACGCCACCATCCGCGAGCTGATCGACTACGAGGCCTTCTGCGGCATGCAGGCCGTCCCCACCGCGGAAACCCAAGCCCAGGGCGTGGGAGAGACGACCGTGGCCGATCTCAAGCGGGACCTGGACGCCGGCAAGGACTTCGACCTCATCGACGTGCGCGAGCCGCAGGAATACGAGATCGCCCGCATTCCCGGCGCGCGCCTCATCCCCCTGGGAGAGCTGCCCCACCGCATTCACGAGCTGGACAGCAGCCGGGAAATCGCCGTCCTCTGCAAGGTCGGCGGCCGCAGCGCCAAGGCGGCGAAGTTCCTCCACGATTCCGGCTTCCGCAAGATCAAGAACGTCGTCGGCGGCATCGACGCCTGGAGCCATGAGATCGACCCTTCCGTGCCGACCTATTAG